GTATCATGTATGGAGCTATGTATAGCTAGCAAGCTAGCTAAAGCCTAGAGAGTACGACAATAAATCTTGTGCAGGTTTAGGTTTCTTAATTAGATTCAATGGTCTCACGAGTCACGAGCAGCATTAGTATCCTTAAACCTTAACATGAAAGCTATGCCAAAGCCACTTTTAGGAGAGAAGGGTTATTTTTTTGAGGAAAAAAATTGCATTATTTTTatagaataatattatatgtatactaaaatcaatcactaaaatcagtcatataaaatatatattgaaatacaaatataaattgaaaataattaaattacatatatttatacataaatacattgGTGACTGaatttagtaactaattttaatgtataaataacatttttaattttaatatatacattttacttgtatatattttttcagTGGTATAAAAGTGAAATTTACCTTCTTCTTGCTTTGtataaattacttttattataaaaatatatattaaaaaatttgttttttattttaaatatgatGTATAAAGTGGTGATTAACAGAGTTATTGTACAAGATAGTAATTAATCAACAAAAAGAAGGATGGCAAAACAAAAGGAGAAATTTAGGAGGAGCAGGCCCAAACAACATAACAAAGtgtgtaaaatttttttaaaatgatttataGCTGCTGAAATATTAGAAGACTAAGGGGGATGAAAAATTTAGTATGGTAAAAGAGTTGAAGAATAAGTATAGATTGAATATGCTAGGATTGATTGAAATGAAGAGGGAGGCAGTGACTAAGTTTGATGTAGCACGATTGTGGGGTTGTGACACGGTGGCTTGGGATTATGTAGAATCAGTAGGTACGTCTGGCGGGTTATTCTTAATGTTGGATGATCTGTTGTTTAAACAGTTGAACTGCTACAAAGAAAAGGGTTGGCTATGCGTTGAAGCTAACGTCTGTTGACAAAAAATAACTTCAGCTGGGCGTTCTGCTTGGTGTATAGAGCACATAGGCGACATGAGAAACTATTGATGTGGGAAGAGTTATGCGACATTGTGGGTTTATGTCAGGTTCTATTTTGTTTCATGGGAAATGTTAACGAGAAAATGAAGTTGGAGGAAAGGAAAGGTGCTACTAGTTTACCGGCCTCTACGGAAGATTTAAGGAATGGGTGCAAGATTTAGAGCTGGTGGATTTACCACTTACAGATCGGAAGTTCACGTGGTTTCAGGGTCGATCTTGTAGCCGCATTGATAAGGTTCTCATCAATGTGGAGTGGCTTGAGGAGTTTTCAGATACTCGATTAAAAGAAGGACCTAGAGGTTTATCAGATCATTGCCCTCTGATTTTAGAAGATACAAGGCTTAGTGCGGGTCTAAGACCTTTTTGAAGTTTAGATTCCTGGTTTACACATGAAGGTTTTCTAAGGATGGTGAAGGATGAGTGGAGGAACTTAGGTGAGGATCAGTTCACTAATAAGCTGAAGGCCTTGACGATACCATTGAGAAGATGGCATAAGGACAATTTTGGGGACATGGACAGCAGAATAAAGAGGTTTGAGGAGGAGATTAAGAAGATTGACGATATGGTTAGTGCTGGTAGTTATGGCAGAACAGTGGAGGCTAGACGAAAGGTTCTGGTGACTTGCTGTGCGAAGTGGTATGCTAGAAAAGAGATTTCATTGGAAGCAGATATCTCGATCCCGACATGCTAGAGAGATGGACAAGAACACTAGATACTTCCATAACCTAGCGTCGGCTAGAATGAGAAACAACAGGATCGATTCTTTGGCAATCAATGGCAGGGTGGTGAGGAACCAGTCCAGAATTAAAGTTGCAATTATATGATTTTATAAAGATCTATATCAGCAGGATTTTGCTCCTACGGTTGGGATCCGTGATGGGTTGGTAAAGCAGATTGATGACGAAGACGCAATAGTCTTAGAGGTGATGCCATCACCTGAGGAGATACGAGAGGCAATTTGGGATTGTGAGTCCAGTAAAGTGCCAGGTAGTGATGGGTACAATATGAACTTCATAAAGAAATGTCGGGGTAAGATTGGTCAGGACTTCACTGCAGCGGTGTTGGGTTTTTTCCAAAGTACAAAGCTACCAACGGATGCTAATGTAACATGGGTGGCACTAGCTCCAAAATTTGTGGGAGCCAAGGAAATCAAAGACCTAAGGCCGATTAGCATGGTTGGTTGTGTCTATAAGGTGATATCCAAAGTATTGGTAAGAAGAATGCGCTTAGTGATACCAGGTTTGGTAGGGGAGACTCAGTCTGCATTTATAAAGGGCCGCAAAATTCACGATGGGGCTCTCATTGCTTGTGAGACGGTCCGATGGCTGAAGTTGCGTAAGAAGAAAGCGGAAATTATCAAATTGGATTTCCAGAAAGCGTACGACAGGGTGAGATGGAGTTTTGTGGATATTGTGCTTCAAAAGATGGGCTTTGGTCTTAGATGGAGGACATGGGTGAAGGAATGTGACTACAGCGTCTATGTCAGTGTTGATTAATGGGTCACCATCCAAGCCGTTCAAGATGGAGAGAGTTCTTAGGCAAGGATGGTGGGTGAGGCAGTCAAAAATGGACGTATTTCTCCACTATTAGTGGGAAGGGACAACATAGAGTTGTCACATCTCCAATTTGCAGATGACACAATCTTATTTTGCCCACAGGAAACGGAGACAATAGTGAATTATAAGAGGCTTTTGCAGTGTTTTGAGTTGATGTCTGGCCTGAGTATTAACTTTGATAAAACATGCTTGATCTCGGTTAACTGTGAGCAGGAATGGATGACGAACAAGTGTGGTTTGTTGGGATGTGCTGAAGCTACTCTACCTGTCAGGTACCTAGAAATTTCTCTTGGTGCAAACCCTCGATTAGTGAAGGCCTGGAAACCGATTATAGACAAGGTGGAAGATAAGTTTAGCTTGTGGAAAGCAAAGTCACTCAACAAAGCTGGTAAGTTGGTTCTCATAAAATCGGTTCTTAATAGCTTGCCGATTTACTACTTAAGCTTGTATAAGATGCCAAAGGCGGTTGCAGAAAAGATAATTAGGCTACAGAGAAGGTTCTTGTGGAGTAAAGAGGATGGAAAAAACGGTATACCACTTGTGAAGTGAGAGATGGTGCAAGCCCCGAAAAAGCTAGGTGGTTTAGGGGTGGGTGATGCTTTAATCAGAAATATGTCACTTCTGTTCAAGTGGTGGTGGCGCTTTTTGAAGGAAGATTGCCTATTGTGGAAGAAGGTTGTATGTTCTTGTAATTAGTTGAATCCAACAATGATGTTGTCAAAACAGGCATTACCCTCAACAGGCGGCCCGTGAAAATATATTTGCCAGCTTAATTTTCAAGAGCAGCGGATAAGGGACATGATGATCAGAGGTTTGTCAATGGAGGTGGGAGGATGTTTGGTTACAAAATGACTCTTTGAAAGATAGTTTTCCGAGATTTTTCTCTGTTTCAACTCAACAAGGATCTGTAATAGGGGACTTTGGGTTCTGGGATGGGCGAGAGTTATGGAATTTTCAATGGAGGAGAGATTTATTCCAATGGGAGTTAGAGTTACTCAATCAACTTCATGATCGATTACGGCTAGTTAGACTATCGTCTAAGAGGAGGATTCAGTCATATGGAAATTTGATAGAACATGTGTGTTTTCAACTAATTCCTTTGTGCAGATATTGCAGAAAGAGGTTCTCTCGGAGGACATCACAAGCTACAACTTCACTAGTGCCATTTGGAAAGGATTGGTTCCCCCAAGAGTTGAATTGTTTGTATGGTTTGTCTTAGTAGGCATGGTCAACACTAAAGAGAGACTGTGTAGACTAGGAATTATACATCATAGTGATGAGATTTGTGTGTTGTGCAAAAAGAAAACAGAATTTGTGCATCATTTATTTCTGGGCTGTGAGTTTACATGGCAGGTGTGGTGCACATGGTTGGCGTGAGCTGATAGAGTTTGGGCTATTACAGGGACTGTAAAAGAGCTATTTGAGAGCTGGATTGATGTGTCTGTTCGTCACTCAGAGCAAAAGAAATGGCTAATAGGATTCTTTGTGGTTATCTGGAACATTTGGTTCGAACGGAACAGCAGAGTATTCCGGAACTATGAGACAGGTGTTgatggaatcaagaagaagtcATTCTGGAGTTACAAGGAATGGTGtgtgacaaaccccaatttgacggtttgtcttgtattgaatttagagcattttgataaccttttgtcacatttagcttaggaattagcatgatttcgtaatctctcccgtatttgtgcttaagtgtaaaaacatgctttttgagccttattttgataaactctatttcctctttgattccataagatgccttgatacgtttgttagtaatctcaggatgaaataggctaggcatggatcaaaggaagcaaggaaggaagcatacaaatggagagaagcataaaaagtcaaagaagcaaagtcaaCCAAGcacgcgcacattgcgaaacaggcccaggacgcgcacgcgtaccatgcgcgcacgcgccgatgatggcacatgacctcactaatgaagcacgtgcctggcgattttgggaaggtttcagcaaccaactttggcgccaaaatgcatataagagtcaaggattgaaggggattgaggACTACTACTCATACTTTAGATACTTTggaccattagtttagttttagtagttagaagtagtttctagagagagaagctctcacttctctctagaattaggattaggattaggtttagttcttagatttagatttagattcatcttcttctacttctatcttctcaattccttgttgttacattcattcttcttccactcttttattgcaatttcctttatgttgttcttatattttgttgtagatctagtattgtttcgtctactctcttccaattcaataaaggtaattcataataaaagtgtttcttttgattgttgttgttaattcctttcaataaatgttgttagattctattcttgttgtcaatttgctttgcttttcttttgtgccttccaagtgtttgatgaaatgcttggttggattttagtgtaggttttgttcctcttggctttggtagAGTAAtcagtgactcttgagttatctaattcttttgttggttgacaattagaagttgctaattgatttgaatgcctctaaagctagtctttcctctaggagttgattaggacttgaggaatcaaattgattcatccacttgactttcctccatggttagaggttaactaagtgggagcaatggacaatttgttatcacaattgaagaggataactaggataggacttctaattcttaTATcatgccaagagctttgttagttgttagtttattttcttgccctttatatttcttgtccaaaaatcttaaaaaccccaatcataactcacaaccaataacaagacactttattgtaaatcctagggagaacgacccgaggtttaaatacttcggtttatagattttaggggtttgtacttgtgacaaacaaatttttgtatgaaaagattattgcttggtttagaaactatacttcgacgagattttatttgagaaattctaaaccgtcaaaaatccaatcgtcagtGTGGTGTTTATCCGTTTGGTTGTTGATGGTAATGGCGGAGATGACAACGAATTATATCCTAGTATACGATGTTTTTGTGTTGTTTTCGATGTTGTGTTCTGTTTTTA
This sequence is a window from Arachis stenosperma cultivar V10309 chromosome 10, arast.V10309.gnm1.PFL2, whole genome shotgun sequence. Protein-coding genes within it:
- the LOC130957629 gene encoding uncharacterized protein LOC130957629; this encodes MVGEAVKNGRISPLLVGRDNIELSHLQFADDTILFCPQETETIVNYKRLLQCFELMSGLSINFDKTCLISVNCEQEWMTNKCGLLGCAEATLPVRYLEISLGANPRLVKAWKPIIDKVEDKFSLWKAKSLNKAGKLVLIKSVLNSLPIYYLSLYKMPKAVAEKIIRLQRRFLWSKEDGKNGIPLVK